A DNA window from bacterium contains the following coding sequences:
- a CDS encoding choice-of-anchor J domain-containing protein, with protein sequence MKRSPMLLTLVILCCCAAASVAQISQGGAPASLSNPLNAALSRTLPAVDHAALLAEDAQEGKDVALRFGYPHEVNFNLDNSGTWEDTKDGRVWRLRVESRGAYSINLVFDRFDVPAGGRLFIYNDAYDYVIGAFTEANEAPSGDLGTQPVPGDAITIEYIEPYEAQGQGELSIMRVVHAYRNLFGRGAENPLDNYGDSGTCNNNANCPEGANWQEQKRGVVMLLTSGGSRYCSGSLINSTANDATPFVLTANHCTPSTSDVFMFNYESPGCPNVNGPTNQTVAGCQLLFNSSASDVFLVRLNSSVPLAYNPYFSGWNANDAAWTSSVCIHHPSGDIKKITFDNQAPVSSTWSGTPANSHWRILNWDDGTTEPGSSGSPLFDQNHRITGQLHGGTASCTNNIDDYYGKFSLSMTNGLRTHLDPGNSGVMTLDGFDPQAGGFVRGTVTDNVTTLPLAGVTVSQIGGTRTTTTDASGNYFMPLPDGFTYDFAFSKFAYLSDTVTGIVIVEGDTVVADVSLTPLPIITVLSEDFEDGAADWTHAGAGGTWVDDWHISTERARSTTHSYKCGSNTTGQYRAFNDARLVSPVMNNLPDESVMSFWMQIEGETSTAYPDSAYDGGIVEISVDGGAYTQVTPTPGYTNTFRILSGGGVPVQGPMPGLPCFATNQTTWTQYTLDLAAYAGSSLQVRFRFGSDNSVQREGWYIDDVLVQAVGTADIPVPQDLTIFVDGEDVVLHWAADSNPLYRVYSSLDQSSPLQVLEGETDQTSFTIIGGAATDEMRYYVVVGYQP encoded by the coding sequence ATGAAACGGTCCCCAATGTTGTTGACGCTTGTGATACTGTGTTGCTGTGCGGCGGCGAGTGTCGCGCAGATTTCGCAGGGCGGCGCGCCGGCGAGTTTGTCTAACCCGCTGAATGCCGCGCTGTCGCGCACGCTGCCCGCGGTGGATCATGCGGCGCTGCTGGCCGAAGACGCGCAGGAAGGCAAGGATGTGGCGCTGCGGTTCGGTTATCCGCACGAAGTGAATTTCAATTTGGACAATAGCGGCACGTGGGAAGACACGAAAGACGGCCGCGTGTGGCGGCTGCGCGTGGAGTCGCGCGGGGCGTATTCAATCAATCTGGTGTTTGACCGGTTTGACGTGCCCGCCGGCGGCCGACTGTTTATCTACAACGACGCCTACGACTACGTGATTGGCGCGTTCACCGAAGCGAACGAAGCGCCGTCGGGCGATCTGGGCACACAGCCGGTGCCGGGCGACGCGATTACGATTGAGTACATCGAGCCGTACGAAGCACAGGGGCAAGGCGAGCTCTCGATTATGCGCGTCGTGCATGCCTATCGCAATCTGTTCGGCCGCGGAGCAGAGAATCCGCTCGACAATTATGGCGATAGCGGAACCTGCAACAACAACGCGAACTGCCCTGAGGGCGCGAATTGGCAAGAGCAGAAGCGCGGCGTGGTGATGCTGCTCACGAGCGGCGGTTCCCGCTACTGCTCGGGCTCGCTGATCAATAGCACTGCCAACGATGCGACGCCGTTCGTTCTGACGGCGAACCACTGCACGCCGAGCACCAGCGACGTGTTCATGTTCAACTACGAAAGCCCGGGCTGTCCGAACGTGAACGGACCGACCAATCAGACGGTGGCGGGCTGCCAGCTTCTGTTCAACAGCAGCGCGTCCGACGTATTTCTGGTGCGCTTGAACAGCAGCGTGCCGCTCGCGTACAATCCGTACTTCAGCGGCTGGAACGCGAATGACGCGGCGTGGACGAGCTCGGTGTGTATTCACCATCCGAGCGGCGACATCAAGAAGATCACATTTGACAATCAGGCGCCGGTATCGAGTACATGGTCGGGCACTCCGGCCAATTCGCATTGGCGCATTTTGAATTGGGACGACGGGACGACTGAGCCCGGTTCGTCGGGTTCACCGTTGTTTGACCAGAACCATCGTATCACGGGCCAGTTGCACGGCGGCACGGCGAGCTGCACGAACAACATTGACGACTACTACGGCAAATTTTCGCTCTCGATGACGAATGGCCTGCGCACGCATCTTGATCCGGGTAATAGCGGCGTGATGACGCTGGATGGATTTGATCCGCAGGCGGGCGGCTTCGTGCGCGGCACGGTGACGGACAACGTGACGACGCTGCCGCTTGCTGGTGTGACGGTGAGTCAGATTGGCGGCACGCGGACGACGACGACCGATGCCAGCGGTAACTACTTCATGCCGTTGCCGGACGGTTTCACGTATGATTTCGCGTTCAGCAAGTTTGCTTATCTGTCGGATACCGTCACGGGCATCGTGATTGTTGAAGGTGACACGGTGGTTGCGGATGTGAGCCTGACGCCGCTGCCGATTATCACTGTGTTGAGCGAAGATTTTGAGGACGGCGCGGCCGATTGGACGCACGCGGGCGCGGGCGGGACGTGGGTGGACGATTGGCACATTTCGACCGAGCGCGCGCGCTCGACGACACACAGTTACAAATGCGGCTCGAATACGACGGGGCAATACCGCGCGTTTAACGATGCGCGGCTTGTGTCACCGGTGATGAACAATCTGCCGGACGAGTCCGTGATGAGCTTCTGGATGCAGATTGAAGGCGAGACTTCGACGGCGTATCCGGATTCGGCGTATGACGGTGGTATTGTTGAGATCTCGGTGGACGGTGGCGCGTACACGCAGGTCACACCGACGCCGGGATACACGAACACGTTCCGCATTTTGTCCGGCGGCGGCGTACCAGTGCAAGGACCGATGCCCGGGCTGCCATGCTTTGCGACAAATCAGACGACGTGGACGCAGTACACGCTGGACCTCGCGGCGTATGCGGGTTCGAGCCTGCAAGTGCGGTTCCGTTTCGGTTCAGACAACAGCGTGCAGCGCGAAGGCTGGTATATTGACGACGTGCTGGTGCAGGCGGTCGGCACGGCTGATATCCCGGTGCCACAAGATCTCACGATCTTTGTGGATGGCGAAGATGTGGTTCTGCATTGGGCGGCGGACAGCAATCCGCTGTATCGAGTCTATTCGTCCCTTGATCAGAGCAGTCCTCTGCAAGTGCTGGAAGGCGAAACGGACCAGACGAGCTTTACGATCATTGGTGGCGCGGCCACGGATGAGATGCGCTACTACGTTGTGGTCGGCTATCAGCCCTAA
- a CDS encoding DMT family transporter yields the protein MRQWLVFLYLGCLAWGTSFLWIKLALREIGPMTMVSWRLIFGAVVTYLIVKWKRFDLTWSGLTFWLPFVLGITSVAIPISLIGFAETRIDSGLAGVLNATMPLWTMVLAHYFLHDERFTLPKLAGLLSGIAGIWVLMNPDFGASTDLLGQGAMITATFLYASSTVTQRKFLRGLHPLQTGLPMMLGGLIFIMTAALLFEDKFVPRETLTWLACGWMGILGMALSTVAWFYLLNQWGATRTSLTTFLFPPTAVLLGVLFLDEPLHWDIVVGGGLIIAGIALVNWRKSA from the coding sequence ATGCGGCAGTGGCTTGTCTTCTTGTATTTGGGGTGTCTCGCGTGGGGCACGTCGTTCTTGTGGATCAAACTCGCTCTGCGCGAAATTGGTCCTATGACGATGGTTAGCTGGCGGCTGATCTTCGGCGCCGTTGTGACATACTTGATCGTCAAGTGGAAGCGTTTCGATTTGACGTGGTCGGGTCTGACTTTTTGGCTGCCGTTCGTGCTGGGGATTACCAGCGTGGCGATTCCGATCAGCTTGATTGGATTCGCGGAAACGCGCATTGACTCGGGGCTTGCGGGTGTCTTGAACGCGACTATGCCGCTGTGGACGATGGTGCTCGCGCACTATTTTCTGCACGACGAGCGCTTCACGCTGCCGAAGCTCGCGGGTCTGCTGTCCGGCATCGCGGGCATTTGGGTGCTGATGAATCCGGATTTTGGCGCGAGCACCGATCTGTTGGGACAAGGTGCGATGATCACCGCGACGTTCCTGTACGCTTCGAGCACGGTCACGCAGCGAAAGTTCTTGCGCGGTCTGCATCCGCTGCAAACCGGTTTGCCGATGATGCTCGGCGGTTTGATCTTCATCATGACGGCGGCGCTGCTGTTCGAGGACAAGTTCGTTCCGCGCGAAACGCTGACGTGGCTGGCGTGCGGCTGGATGGGGATATTGGGGATGGCGCTTTCGACGGTCGCGTGGTTTTACCTGCTCAATCAGTGGGGCGCGACGCGCACATCGTTGACGACGTTTCTGTTTCCGCCGACGGCGGTGCTGCTGGGCGTGCTCTTTCTGGATGAACCGCTGCACTGGGACATCGTGGTCGGCGGCGGATTGATCATCGCGGGGATAGCGCTGGTGAATTGGCGCAAGTCCGCGTAG
- a CDS encoding VOC family protein — protein sequence MGMPVVHFEIIGQDGAQLQTFYGALFGWKIDANNPMQYGLVAAEEKSIGGGIGAGEPGGKPYVTVYIAVEKIDPVLEHVTKLGGKVVMGRTVIPGMVIMAQFTDPSGNLIGLVENEMPA from the coding sequence ATGGGCATGCCAGTCGTTCACTTTGAGATCATTGGTCAGGATGGCGCGCAATTACAGACGTTTTACGGCGCACTGTTCGGTTGGAAAATTGACGCCAACAATCCGATGCAATACGGTTTGGTGGCGGCGGAAGAGAAGAGCATCGGCGGCGGCATCGGCGCAGGCGAGCCCGGCGGCAAGCCGTATGTGACGGTGTATATCGCGGTCGAGAAGATTGATCCGGTGCTTGAACACGTGACGAAGCTCGGCGGCAAGGTGGTCATGGGACGTACCGTGATACCGGGGATGGTCATCATGGCGCAGTTCACGGACCCCAGCGGGAATCTGATCGGGCTGGTCGAAAACGAGATGCCGGCGTAG
- a CDS encoding serine/threonine protein kinase: protein MRIPDDALDRLSVALDEPDLSGTRYRLLEPLGQGGMGNVYVAEDTTLRRKVALKVLRVADSAGELAERLRAEAQVAARLEHPGIIPVHDLGQLPDGRVYYVSKLVQGQRLDAFAAQSESVAERLRVFVKICEAVAYAHSQDVLHRDLKPANIMVGDFGEVLILDWGTARGHSQHGAHTAGHGTPGYMGPEQMRGEALDARADVFALGATLAHILTRVPPTDDAFPRAVGSLPRPLRAVVGKAMHPDYTQRYAGAVDLAADVVRYLDGEPVAAQRETPLERGARLLSKHRFIVIILLTYMLIRLIFFLALRR, encoded by the coding sequence ATGAGAATTCCGGATGACGCGCTGGACCGTTTGAGCGTTGCGCTCGACGAGCCGGATCTGTCCGGCACGCGTTATCGCCTGCTCGAGCCGCTCGGTCAGGGCGGCATGGGCAATGTGTATGTGGCCGAGGACACAACGCTGCGCCGCAAGGTCGCGCTGAAAGTGCTGCGCGTGGCGGATAGCGCGGGTGAATTGGCGGAGCGGCTGCGCGCGGAAGCGCAGGTTGCGGCGCGGCTCGAACATCCGGGCATAATCCCTGTACACGACTTGGGGCAGTTGCCGGACGGCCGTGTCTATTATGTCAGCAAGCTCGTGCAGGGTCAACGACTCGACGCCTTTGCGGCGCAGAGCGAATCGGTGGCCGAGCGGCTGCGCGTTTTTGTGAAGATATGCGAAGCGGTGGCCTATGCGCACAGTCAGGACGTTTTGCATCGCGATTTGAAGCCAGCGAACATCATGGTCGGCGATTTCGGCGAAGTGCTGATTCTCGATTGGGGCACGGCGCGCGGACACAGTCAGCATGGTGCGCACACTGCCGGTCACGGAACGCCGGGTTATATGGGGCCGGAGCAGATGCGCGGGGAGGCGCTCGATGCACGCGCCGATGTCTTTGCACTGGGTGCGACGCTGGCGCACATCTTAACGCGCGTGCCGCCGACGGATGACGCGTTTCCCCGCGCGGTGGGCAGTTTGCCGCGGCCCTTGCGCGCGGTCGTTGGAAAGGCCATGCATCCGGACTACACGCAGCGTTACGCCGGAGCGGTTGACTTAGCCGCGGATGTCGTGCGCTATCTCGATGGCGAACCCGTGGCGGCGCAGCGCGAAACACCTCTCGAACGCGGGGCGCGACTGCTCAGCAAACATCGGTTTATCGTTATTATCCTCTTAACATACATGCTGATACGACTCATTTTCTTTTTGGCCTTGCGGCGCTAA
- a CDS encoding sigma-70 family RNA polymerase sigma factor gives MSGFTPFPETRWTAIRALKSDDSAARQLGWDVVARLYWRPVESYVRLKWRATEPDASDATQSFFAYVLERDTLAKFDPDKARFRTFLRTCLERFLINEHNAQTAQKRGGGMVTSLETAGADGAALDPADPEQLDELFEREWRHSLFAAAIAEIESLCTTDTARLQFALFRRYDVERGAAEKLTYDDLAREFNLSVTAVTNHLHAIRVKVRLALLEKLRSITASEAEFLEESYALFGARGGAR, from the coding sequence ATGAGCGGTTTCACACCCTTTCCCGAAACGCGCTGGACGGCGATCCGCGCGCTCAAAAGCGACGACAGTGCGGCGCGGCAATTGGGTTGGGATGTGGTGGCGCGGCTCTATTGGCGGCCCGTCGAGAGTTATGTGCGACTGAAATGGCGGGCGACCGAGCCTGACGCGAGTGACGCCACGCAGAGCTTTTTTGCCTATGTTTTGGAACGCGACACGCTGGCGAAGTTTGATCCGGACAAAGCGCGTTTTCGCACGTTTCTGCGCACCTGCCTTGAGCGCTTTCTGATCAACGAACATAATGCGCAGACGGCGCAGAAGCGCGGCGGGGGAATGGTGACGTCTTTGGAGACGGCGGGCGCGGATGGCGCCGCGCTGGATCCCGCCGATCCGGAACAGCTTGACGAGCTTTTCGAGCGGGAATGGCGGCACAGTCTCTTCGCGGCGGCGATTGCGGAAATCGAGAGCCTGTGCACGACTGACACGGCGCGGTTGCAGTTTGCGCTGTTCCGGCGTTATGACGTCGAGCGCGGCGCGGCGGAGAAACTGACGTATGACGACCTGGCACGGGAGTTTAATCTCAGCGTGACGGCCGTGACCAACCACTTGCACGCGATCCGGGTCAAAGTGCGGCTGGCGCTGCTGGAGAAATTGCGCTCGATAACGGCGAGTGAAGCGGAGTTTTTGGAAGAATCGTATGCGCTGTTCGGCGCGCGGGGCGGGGCGCGATGA
- a CDS encoding amidohydrolase: MVVYGLMMLLTVAPLAWADADAVVRSVYERLHRNPEMGHAEFETAKVIRAELERAGFSEFVDAPSLKTEVIAVLRTERPGPTICLRAELDALEILEDSTHDLCSVVPGRMHACGHDAHAAMLLGAALRLKNDQRVNGTVVFLWQPAEEIKGGADDLVNDSTLHKLGVEKMFAQHVFPGLPVGVVRIAPGPVLAGSNYYSVTVQGRGSHAAYPHQGDDVPSCLANIAAGLTSLPARKMNVLEEPCIMSVAWIDCDTSHTYNVLPGECSFGGTVRAYIDIADSIQNGGTIESLMTQYITNTAEAYGCTAALRLRRGAPPTVNNPQLCDALLAAAHEFPALRADGQSIQRMTAEDFAYYTHEFPSLYFSLGIAQDGLGEGGIHTSEFTIHPDALAVGADLMVWLAQWSTRR, encoded by the coding sequence TTGGTTGTCTACGGTCTCATGATGCTGTTGACGGTTGCGCCGCTGGCTTGGGCGGACGCAGATGCCGTCGTGCGCTCAGTCTACGAACGTCTTCACCGGAATCCGGAAATGGGGCACGCGGAATTCGAAACGGCGAAGGTGATTCGCGCGGAATTGGAACGCGCCGGGTTTAGCGAATTCGTGGATGCGCCGTCGCTCAAGACCGAAGTGATCGCGGTGCTGCGGACGGAACGGCCCGGCCCGACGATTTGTCTGCGCGCGGAATTGGATGCGCTGGAAATTCTCGAAGATTCAACGCACGATCTCTGCTCGGTGGTGCCGGGGCGCATGCACGCCTGCGGTCACGATGCGCATGCGGCGATGCTGCTGGGCGCGGCGCTGCGGTTGAAAAACGACCAGCGCGTCAACGGCACGGTGGTGTTCCTGTGGCAGCCGGCGGAAGAAATCAAGGGTGGGGCGGATGATCTGGTGAACGACAGCACGCTGCACAAGCTCGGCGTTGAGAAGATGTTCGCACAGCACGTGTTCCCGGGATTGCCGGTGGGCGTCGTGCGGATTGCACCGGGACCAGTGCTGGCCGGAAGCAACTACTACAGCGTGACAGTGCAGGGGCGCGGCTCGCATGCAGCCTACCCGCATCAGGGCGACGACGTACCGTCGTGTCTGGCCAATATCGCGGCTGGATTGACCTCATTGCCTGCGCGCAAGATGAATGTACTCGAAGAGCCGTGCATTATGAGCGTCGCGTGGATTGATTGCGATACGTCGCACACGTACAATGTGCTGCCGGGCGAGTGTTCGTTTGGCGGCACGGTGCGCGCGTATATTGATATCGCCGATTCAATACAGAACGGCGGGACGATTGAATCGCTGATGACGCAGTACATCACCAATACGGCTGAAGCCTACGGCTGCACGGCGGCCCTGCGCTTGCGGCGCGGCGCTCCGCCAACGGTAAATAATCCGCAATTGTGTGATGCGCTGCTCGCGGCGGCGCACGAATTTCCGGCCCTGCGCGCGGATGGCCAGAGCATACAACGGATGACGGCTGAGGATTTCGCGTATTACACGCATGAGTTTCCGAGCCTCTATTTCAGTCTCGGCATAGCGCAAGACGGTCTTGGCGAGGGCGGCATCCACACGAGTGAGTTCACGATTCATCCGGACGCACTGGCGGTCGGCGCGGATCTGATGGTGTGGCTCGCGCAGTGGAGCACGCGGCGGTAG
- the secG gene encoding preprotein translocase subunit SecG gives MIYGLLIAIQILVSVLLVVSILLQNAKGGGLAGVAGGMGSSTVFGGRQAANFLQKATTILATLFLVNCLLMALLSGGSTQQVSVTQQAVQSAPIDSPVPSIPGGTQVSPVTPTETAPATTPAQTGTAPATTPAQQPTNSGN, from the coding sequence ATGATTTACGGACTCTTAATCGCAATTCAGATTCTGGTGTCGGTTCTGCTGGTGGTCTCGATTCTGTTGCAGAACGCCAAGGGCGGTGGTCTGGCGGGTGTGGCGGGCGGCATGGGCAGCTCGACCGTATTCGGCGGACGTCAGGCGGCGAACTTCCTGCAGAAGGCGACGACGATTCTGGCCACGCTGTTTCTCGTGAACTGTCTGCTGATGGCGTTGCTTTCGGGCGGCAGCACGCAGCAGGTATCGGTGACACAGCAGGCGGTGCAGAGTGCGCCGATTGACAGTCCGGTTCCTTCCATTCCGGGCGGAACACAGGTGAGTCCGGTGACGCCGACCGAAACGGCTCCCGCGACAACTCCCGCGCAAACCGGTACGGCTCCCGCGACGACCCCGGCCCAGCAGCCGACGAACAGCGGTAACTAA
- a CDS encoding triose-phosphate isomerase, which produces MSRPILLAANWKMNKLTADAVGFVREYAAKLADSAVPTVLLPPTTAVDAVASACKESGKGPSQLAFGAQNCYFQSSGAFTGEVSPEMLVDLGCRYVVLGHSERRAIFGESDELIGQKVAAALKVGLTPIFCIGETLAERNAGQLETVLTRQVEIGLSQVGDDQLERVIVAYEPVWAIGTGVVATPQQAQDAQRFVRSVLAKRGAHAATKMQILYGGSVKPDNCFELMTQPDIDGALVGGASLQVDSLLALHRECVRATA; this is translated from the coding sequence ATGAGTCGTCCGATCCTACTGGCCGCGAACTGGAAGATGAACAAGCTCACTGCTGATGCGGTGGGCTTTGTTCGCGAGTATGCCGCCAAATTGGCAGATTCGGCAGTCCCGACCGTTCTTCTGCCTCCAACGACGGCGGTGGACGCGGTTGCAAGTGCTTGTAAAGAGAGTGGTAAGGGCCCTTCTCAGCTTGCATTTGGGGCTCAGAATTGTTACTTTCAAAGTTCCGGCGCGTTTACCGGGGAGGTTTCCCCGGAGATGCTGGTTGACCTCGGTTGCCGCTATGTGGTGCTGGGGCACAGTGAACGCCGCGCGATTTTCGGTGAGAGCGATGAGCTGATCGGTCAGAAAGTCGCCGCCGCGCTGAAGGTGGGCTTGACGCCGATCTTTTGTATTGGCGAAACGCTTGCCGAGCGCAACGCTGGTCAACTCGAAACGGTGCTCACGCGGCAGGTTGAAATCGGTTTGTCACAGGTCGGCGACGATCAGCTCGAACGAGTGATTGTGGCCTATGAACCGGTTTGGGCGATTGGCACCGGAGTGGTCGCCACCCCGCAGCAGGCGCAGGACGCGCAGCGGTTTGTCCGCAGTGTGTTGGCCAAGCGAGGTGCGCACGCCGCGACGAAGATGCAGATTCTCTACGGCGGCAGCGTGAAGCCCGACAATTGTTTCGAGCTAATGACGCAGCCGGATATTGACGGTGCGCTGGTCGGCGGCGCGAGTTTGCAGGTAGACAGTTTGCTTGCACTGCATCGAGAATGCGTGCGGGCGACGGCCTGA
- a CDS encoding phosphoglycerate kinase: protein MNKLTIDQVDLSGKRVLVRVDFNVPLDEGKVTDDTRIRESLPTIKKIVAAGGKAILMSHLGRPKGKKNPDMSLAPAAVRLAELLGKPVTMAMDCIGEEVEKTVAAMVPGQVVLLENLRFYNEEEKNDAEFAKKLAKLGDLYVNDAFGSAHRAHASTEGVTQFIKPCVAGYLMQKELDYLGKALAEPKHPFVAVLGGSKISGKIDVIENLIGKVDTILVGGGMAYTFYKAQGGEIGNSILEADKMDLALELIKKAAGSSTKLVLPPDSRVASELKSGEATSAAASNQVPEDMLAADIGPETEKLYADYILKAKTVVWNGPMGVFEIDEFASGTKAVAEALVRATQAGAITVVGGGDSAAAMEKFGLASQVSHVSTGGGASLEFLEGKVLPGVAALTNA, encoded by the coding sequence ATGAACAAACTCACAATTGATCAGGTTGACTTAAGCGGCAAGCGCGTGTTGGTGCGCGTGGATTTCAATGTGCCGCTGGACGAGGGCAAGGTCACCGACGACACGCGCATTCGCGAGTCGCTGCCCACGATAAAGAAGATTGTCGCCGCCGGCGGCAAGGCGATTCTGATGAGTCACCTTGGGCGACCGAAGGGCAAGAAGAATCCGGACATGTCGCTGGCTCCCGCAGCGGTGCGGTTGGCGGAACTGCTCGGCAAGCCTGTGACCATGGCAATGGACTGTATCGGCGAAGAGGTCGAGAAGACCGTCGCCGCGATGGTGCCGGGACAGGTCGTGCTGCTCGAAAATCTGCGCTTCTACAACGAAGAAGAGAAGAACGACGCCGAGTTCGCCAAAAAGCTCGCCAAGCTCGGTGATCTGTACGTGAACGACGCGTTCGGCTCGGCGCATCGCGCGCATGCTTCAACAGAAGGGGTGACGCAGTTTATCAAGCCATGCGTTGCGGGCTACCTGATGCAGAAGGAACTCGACTACCTCGGCAAAGCTCTGGCCGAACCGAAGCATCCGTTTGTCGCAGTATTGGGCGGTTCGAAAATTTCGGGCAAGATTGACGTCATTGAGAATCTCATCGGCAAGGTGGACACGATTCTGGTGGGCGGCGGCATGGCCTACACGTTCTATAAGGCGCAGGGCGGCGAGATCGGCAACTCGATTCTCGAAGCCGACAAGATGGACCTTGCCCTCGAACTGATCAAGAAGGCCGCAGGCTCCTCGACGAAGCTCGTGCTCCCGCCGGACTCGCGGGTGGCCTCCGAATTGAAATCGGGTGAAGCGACCTCAGCGGCCGCCTCTAATCAAGTGCCCGAAGACATGCTTGCCGCCGATATTGGCCCGGAGACCGAGAAACTCTACGCCGACTACATCCTGAAGGCCAAGACGGTGGTCTGGAACGGCCCTATGGGAGTCTTTGAAATTGATGAGTTTGCGTCCGGAACGAAGGCTGTTGCGGAAGCCCTTGTACGGGCCACGCAGGCCGGAGCAATCACCGTAGTGGGTGGAGGCGACAGTGCTGCGGCGATGGAGAAGTTCGGCTTGGCAAGCCAGGTCTCGCACGTCTCGACGGGCGGTGGCGCAAGCCTTGAGTTCCTTGAGGGTAAGGTGCTGCCGGGCGTGGCAGCTCTGACAAACGCATAA
- a CDS encoding DUF4920 domain-containing protein: protein MKTKTILILAITALFAVSCACGSKACTSFGEEPTLKKSHNITELNANPAAYVDKDVLVSGTVVDMCKHAGCWVEIEQADHSKILCKSMGDVVTFPQETLGKQITLQGTLMYDPNAPGAVEEKHEGETEGHACPAPAIMVSIKGASVKGL from the coding sequence ATGAAGACAAAAACCATTCTCATTTTGGCCATCACCGCGCTGTTCGCGGTCTCTTGTGCCTGTGGCAGCAAGGCGTGTACGTCGTTTGGTGAAGAGCCGACCCTGAAGAAGTCTCACAACATCACCGAGCTGAACGCCAATCCGGCGGCTTACGTGGACAAGGACGTGCTGGTATCGGGCACGGTGGTGGATATGTGCAAGCACGCGGGCTGCTGGGTGGAAATCGAGCAGGCCGATCATTCGAAGATCCTGTGCAAGAGCATGGGTGACGTGGTGACGTTCCCGCAGGAGACGCTGGGCAAGCAGATCACGCTGCAAGGTACGCTGATGTATGATCCCAACGCGCCGGGCGCGGTGGAAGAGAAGCACGAGGGCGAAACGGAAGGCCACGCCTGTCCGGCTCCGGCGATCATGGTAAGCATCAAGGGCGCGTCGGTAAAGGGACTATAG
- a CDS encoding DUF1232 domain-containing protein, producing the protein MTRKRRFGFGALLGWFAILPKTKRGWQFLYRRFALWRKMMAEVLRGKSRTPWATIIALIAIALYVALPFDLIPDFFLFFGWLDDAFVVAKLFSLMKFDLRRFLKSRQIDPEPFDLQD; encoded by the coding sequence GTGACGCGCAAGCGCAGGTTCGGTTTCGGCGCTCTGCTCGGCTGGTTCGCGATTCTCCCGAAGACGAAACGCGGCTGGCAATTCCTTTACCGCCGTTTTGCGTTGTGGCGCAAAATGATGGCGGAAGTCCTGCGCGGCAAATCTCGGACGCCCTGGGCGACGATCATCGCACTCATTGCGATTGCGTTGTACGTGGCCCTGCCGTTCGACTTGATTCCCGATTTCTTCCTGTTCTTTGGCTGGCTGGACGATGCGTTTGTCGTCGCGAAGCTCTTTTCACTGATGAAGTTTGATTTGCGGAGGTTCCTTAAATCCCGCCAGATTGATCCTGAACCGTTTGACTTACAAGATTAG